A section of the Leminorella richardii genome encodes:
- the zapB gene encoding cell division protein ZapB: MSFEVFEKLEAKVQQAIDTITLLQMEIEDLKEKNNALVRDLESSAGGREALINENAQLKQEQQAWQDRLRLLLGKMDEVN; this comes from the coding sequence ATGTCATTTGAAGTGTTTGAAAAACTTGAAGCCAAAGTTCAGCAGGCGATTGATACCATTACTCTGCTGCAGATGGAAATTGAAGATCTGAAAGAGAAGAACAACGCTTTGGTTCGCGACCTTGAGTCGTCCGCAGGTGGCCGCGAAGCGCTGATTAACGAAAACGCGCAGCTCAAGCAAGAACAGCAGGCATGGCAGGATCGTCTGCGTCTTCTGCTGGGCAAAATGGACGAAGTTAACTAA